A genomic stretch from Deinococcus radiotolerans includes:
- a CDS encoding DNA-binding protein gives MTTKAVDLNIPRQVQHNAERGLKLRDEHGFGGTEVGEHMAEQLAAGGTLTEKEVRHVAQYFPRHAHDNLEETGADGEKPSRGYIAWLLWGGDEGRHWSEKIVAQLDRVSGD, from the coding sequence ATGACGACGAAAGCAGTGGACCTCAATATTCCGAGACAGGTGCAGCACAACGCCGAGCGCGGCCTGAAACTGCGCGACGAGCATGGCTTTGGCGGTACCGAGGTCGGGGAGCACATGGCCGAGCAACTCGCCGCGGGCGGCACCCTGACCGAGAAGGAGGTCCGGCACGTCGCGCAGTACTTCCCCCGGCACGCCCACGACAACCTGGAGGAGACCGGCGCGGACGGGGAGAAACCCTCGCGCGGATACATCGCGTGGCTGCTCTGGGGCGGAGACGAGGGCCGCCACTGGAGCGAGAAGATCGTGGCGCAACTGGACCGAGTGAGCGGCGACTGA
- the rimP gene encoding ribosome maturation factor RimP — translation MNNNDNNLMQLASGALEPLGFEVLEVQMQNMGGQPIVLVRIDRLDEQPVTVDDLARASRAAEEEFDRVDPVAGEYRLEFESPGAKRPLLRARHFERMLGLKVRVRAEGHSFTAPLTGVDGDRVTFDVNGEPVTLTAGTFQANLAEFPDRHR, via the coding sequence ATGAATAACAACGACAACAATTTGATGCAGCTTGCGAGTGGCGCCCTGGAGCCCCTGGGGTTCGAGGTGCTGGAAGTGCAGATGCAGAACATGGGCGGGCAGCCGATCGTGCTGGTTCGCATTGACCGTCTGGACGAGCAGCCGGTCACGGTGGATGATCTGGCGCGTGCGAGTCGCGCGGCGGAAGAGGAATTTGACCGGGTTGACCCGGTGGCGGGGGAGTACCGTCTGGAGTTCGAGTCCCCGGGCGCGAAGCGGCCTCTGCTGCGCGCGCGGCACTTTGAGCGGATGCTGGGCCTGAAGGTCCGCGTGCGTGCTGAGGGGCACTCGTTCACGGCGCCCCTGACGGGCGTGGATGGCGACCGCGTGACGTTCGACGTGAATGGCGAGCCGGTCACGTTGACGGCCGGGACGTTCCAGGCGAACCTCGCCGAGTTCCCCGACCGACACCGCTGA
- the nusA gene encoding transcription termination factor NusA, whose product MTQPEFNFADALREVAQARNINEMQLIEAFEQSLAQAYTRNVEPDKRIEVHLDPQSGDLEVLVVREVVEKVEDEHLQISLADALELDPGVEVGMEMEFPVDREKFSRIALQAAKQTLTQKMRETERNVVFNEYKDREGQVLTAQVVRSDNKGNWFVELGAGEAILPPREQIPGEKLTPGNRVKIYLKEVRKTPKGPTILASRADERLLDYLLKQEIPEVANGIVEVKAIAREAGQRSKVAVFSHNSNVDPIGACIGHRGNRIQAVTGELGRERVDVILWDGNTRDFIRNALSPAKVGLIEVLADRREATVTVTPDQLSLAIGKGGQNVRLAAKLTGFKIDLRETAAISDLDAAMQQAMQDEQDGRDSGSAQSAFDALFKDSKSVATASPDDEQE is encoded by the coding sequence ATGACCCAGCCGGAATTTAACTTCGCTGACGCGCTGCGTGAAGTGGCGCAGGCCCGCAACATCAATGAAATGCAGCTGATCGAGGCGTTCGAGCAGTCCCTCGCTCAGGCGTACACCCGCAACGTCGAGCCCGACAAGCGCATCGAGGTGCACCTCGACCCCCAGAGTGGTGATCTGGAGGTGCTGGTCGTGCGCGAGGTCGTCGAGAAGGTCGAGGACGAGCACCTGCAGATCTCGCTGGCGGACGCGCTGGAACTCGATCCCGGCGTGGAAGTCGGTATGGAGATGGAGTTCCCCGTGGACCGCGAGAAGTTCTCCCGCATTGCCCTGCAGGCGGCGAAGCAGACGCTGACGCAGAAGATGCGGGAAACCGAGCGGAACGTGGTCTTCAACGAGTACAAGGACCGCGAGGGTCAGGTGCTCACCGCGCAGGTTGTGCGCAGTGACAACAAGGGCAACTGGTTCGTGGAACTCGGCGCGGGCGAGGCGATCCTGCCGCCCCGCGAGCAGATTCCCGGCGAGAAGCTCACGCCGGGGAACCGCGTGAAGATCTACCTGAAGGAAGTCCGCAAGACGCCCAAGGGCCCCACGATCCTCGCCAGCCGCGCCGATGAGCGCCTTCTGGACTACCTGCTCAAGCAGGAGATTCCCGAGGTGGCCAACGGCATCGTAGAGGTCAAGGCAATCGCCCGTGAGGCGGGCCAGCGCAGCAAGGTGGCGGTGTTCAGCCACAACAGCAACGTCGACCCGATCGGCGCGTGCATCGGGCACCGCGGGAACCGCATTCAGGCCGTGACGGGCGAACTGGGCCGCGAGCGCGTGGACGTGATCCTCTGGGACGGGAACACCCGTGACTTCATCCGCAACGCCCTCTCGCCCGCCAAGGTGGGGCTGATCGAGGTGCTGGCCGACCGCCGCGAGGCGACCGTGACCGTCACGCCCGATCAGCTGTCCCTGGCGATCGGTAAGGGCGGGCAGAACGTGCGCCTGGCCGCGAAACTGACCGGTTTCAAGATTGACCTGCGTGAAACGGCCGCGATCAGCGACCTGGACGCCGCCATGCAGCAGGCCATGCAGGACGAGCAGGACGGCCGCGACTCGGGCAGCGCCCAGTCGGCATTCGACGCGCTGTTCAAGGACAGCAAGTCCGTCGCGACCGCCAGCCCGGACGACGAGCAGGAGTAA
- a CDS encoding YlxR family protein: MTAAPSPTTRHVPERTCVACRRRRAQGDFLRLNRDAEGRWQVQEGPRTGRGAYVCADSPACWADKRLRRAFGAQAPVVLQLLLNRSTDLPRA, translated from the coding sequence TTGACGGCCGCCCCCTCCCCCACCACCAGGCACGTACCGGAGCGGACGTGCGTGGCATGCCGCCGCCGCCGCGCGCAGGGCGATTTTCTTCGCCTGAACCGGGACGCGGAGGGCCGCTGGCAGGTGCAGGAGGGACCGCGCACGGGCCGCGGCGCCTACGTGTGTGCCGACAGTCCCGCGTGCTGGGCGGATAAGCGGCTGCGCCGCGCGTTCGGGGCGCAGGCCCCGGTCGTCTTGCAGCTGCTCCTGAACCGATCCACTGATTTACCCCGCGCCTGA